A region of Salvia splendens isolate huo1 chromosome 17, SspV2, whole genome shotgun sequence DNA encodes the following proteins:
- the LOC121774844 gene encoding vacuolar sorting protein 3-like, translated as MAVKPKSRTVLEPFAQSVVDSATSPIKHAALSKLSDDQSLIYVSNLSGVLSLYSLRTSPPQIAFVRRLALPGTGALSSILPLVHIGKVIVLVDGYLYLIDSNLAETPKRIALFRGVTAISRKFRSRSYGGGEANYVHRNGDSNDVKIFFAVGIGKKLVLAELVLGGSLVILKEIQGVFDGFITTVQWIDDSVFVGTKTGYYLYNRVNGRCELIFSLPDSSSLPRLKLLANESRVMLMVDNVGIVVDVAGQPVGGSLVFKEAPDSIKEIGSYVIAATNLTLEVYHKKTGFCVQRLTFGNGGGGPCMLADEEGENGKLVAVATCLKLICYWKVSGEEQIKDLLRKKSFKEAISLVEELENDGEMTKEMLSFVHAQVGFLLLFDLHFKEAVDHFLLSENMQPSELFPFIMPDPNRWTLLVPRNRYWGLHPPPTPLENVIDDGLTAIQRAVFLKKAGVESAVDDEFLLNPPTRADLLESAIENMIRYLQTCRGRDLATSVKEGVDTLLMYLYRAWNCVDDMERLASSENCCVVEELEALMNESGHLRTLAFLYAGKGMSAKAVSTWRVLARKYSSGSYRNEQSEVTDLQDPTRRFISNRETAAIEASKILEESSDQDLILQHLGWIADISQVLAVQILISEKRSDLLSPDEVIAAIDPKKVEILQRYLQWLIEDQDSEDLQFHTTYTLLLAKSALETYDEELSTQNVLSEMNVSENGRSSIFDTPVRERLQIFLQSSALYDAEEVLDMIEESELWLEKAILYRRLGQEALVLDILALKLENFEAAENYCAEIGRPDAYMQLLDIYLDPKDGREPMFKAAVRLLHNHGEMLDPLKVLERLSPDMPLQLASDTILKMLRARQHHRLQGKFVHKMSHALNVDGSLARLEERSRLVQINDESTCDSCHARLGTKLFAMYPDDSVVCYKCYRRQGESTSVSGRDFKREILRKPGWLVTR; from the exons ATGGCTGTAAAACCCAAGTCCCGCACAGTTCTCGAACCCTTCGCACAATCCGTCGTCGACTCCGCCACCTCTCCGATCAAACACGCCGCTCTCTCCAAACTCTCCGACGACCAATCTCTGATCTACGTCTCCAATCTTTCCGGCGTCCTGTCACTCTACTCGCTGCGAACCTCCCCGCCGCAAATCGCCTTCGTCAGACGCCTCGCGCTGCCCGGCACCGGCGCGCTGAGCTCGATCCTCCCCCTCGTTCACATCGGTAAAGTTATTGTCCTCGTCGATGGATACTTGTATCTGATTGATTCCAATTTAGCTGAAACGCCTAAGAGAATTGCTCTATTTAGAGGAGTCACTGCGATTTCTAGGAAATTTCGAAGTCGAAGCTATGGCGGTGGTGAAGCTAATTATGTGCATAGAAATGGTGATAGTAACGATGTGAAAATTTTCTTCGCGGTTGGGATTGGGAAGAAATTGGTATTAGCGGAATTGGTTTTGGGTGGTTCGTTGGTGATATTGAAGGAGATTCAAGGGGTTTTTGATGGATTTATTACGACTGTGCAGTGGATCGATGATTCTGTGTTTGTTGGCACCAAAACTGGGTATTATTTGTATAATCGTGTGAACGGGCGGTGCGAGTTGATCTTTTCGCTACCGGATTCGTCTAGTTTGCCGAGACTGAAGTTGCTGGCCAATGAGTCGAGGGTGATGTTAATGGTTGACAATGTAGGGATTGTTGTGGACGTGGCGGGGCAGCCGGTGGGAGGCAGCTTGGTGTTTAAGGAGGCTCCTGATTCGATTAAGGAGATAGGAAGTTATGTGATTGCTGCGACAAATCTGACGCTGGAAGTGTATCACAAGAAAACGGGATTCTGTGTTCAGAGGCTTACGTTTGGGAATGGAGGCGGAGGGCCGTGCATGCTGGCGGATGAGGAGGGAGAGAATGGGAAGCTTGTTGCAGTTGCAACGTGTTTAAAG CTAATCTGCTACTGGAAAGTTTCTGGAGAAGAGCAAATTAAAGATCTGCTCAGGAAAAAGAGCTTCAAGGAAGCCATCTCCTTGGTTGAAGAGCTGGAGAACGATGGTGAGATGACAAAGGAGATGCTTTCGTTTGTTCATGCACAGGTGGGATTCCTGTTGCTATTTGATTTGCATTTCAAGGAAGCAGTAGATCACTTCTTGCTTTCAGAAAACATGCAGCCTTCTGAACTTTTTCCATTTATCATGCCAGACCCAAATCGCTGGACACTGCTG GTCCCAAGAAATCGGTATTGGGGTTTGCATCCTCCTCCAACACCTCTTGAAAATGTAATAGATGATGGATTGACAGCTATTCAAAGAGCTGTTTTTCTAAAGAAGGCAGGTGTAGAGTCTGCTGTTGATGATGAGTTTCTTCTAAATCCCCCAACAAGAGCTGATCTGTTAGAGTCTGCCATAGAGAACATGATAAG ATATTTGCAAACATGTCGTGGAAGAGATCTAGCCACTTCAGTGAAGGAGGGAGTTGACACTCTTCTGATGTATCTTTatagagcttggaattgtgttgATGACATGGAAAGGCTTGCTTCTTCGGAGAACTGCTGTGTAGTG GAGGAGCTAGAAGCACTAATGAATGAATCTGGGCATTTGCGAACACTTGCTTTCCTTTATGCTGGCAAAGGAATGAGTGCCAAGGCTGTTTCTACTTGGCGTGTGTTGGCCAGAAAATATTCGTCAGGCAGCTATCGTAATGAACAATCTGAGGTAACTGATTTACAAGATCCCACTAGAAGGTTTATCTCAAATCGTGAGACTGCAGCAATAGAGGCATCTAAGATTCTCGAGGAATCATCAGACCAGGATTTGATACTTCAGCACCTCGGATGG ATTGCAGATATTAGCCAGGTGCTTGCAGTTCAAATTCTGATATCAGAAAAAAGGAGCGATTTACTATCACCAG ACGAAGTTATCGCTGCAATTGATCCCAAAAAAGTAGAAATTCTTCAAag ATATCTCCAGTGGTTGATTGAAGACCAAGACTCTGAGGACCTGCAGTTCCATACAACATATACACTCTTGCTTGCAAAGTCAGCACTTGAAACTTATGATGAGGAGCTTTCAACTCAAAATGTTCTCAGTGAGATGAATGTGTCTGAAAACGGAAGGAGTTCAATTTTTGATACTCCTGTTAGGGAAAGACTCCAGATATTCTTACAGTCATCAGCCCTATATGATGCAGAGGAGGTCCTCGATATGATTGAAGAGTCAGAACTTTGGCTTGAAAAG GCTATTCTTTATAGGAGGCTTGGCCAAGAAGCCCTCGTGTTAGATATTTTGGCTTT gaaaCTGGAGAACTTTGAAGCTGCTGAAAACTACTGCGCAGAGATTGGTAGACCAGATGCTTATATGCA GTTGCTCGACATATATTTGGATCCTAAGGATGGCAGAGAGCCCATGTTCAAAGCCGCTGTCCGTCTACTCCACAATCACGGAGAAATGCTAGATCCTTTGAAAGTGCTCGAG AGATTATCACCGGATATGCCTCTTCAGCTTGCTTCAGATAcaatattaaaaatgttaagAGCCCGGCAACATCATCGACTGCAAGGAAAA TTTGTTCACAAGATGTCTCATGCCTTGAACGTTGATGGGAGTTTAGCAAGACTGGAAGAGAGGTCCCGCCTTGTGCAGATCAATGATGAAAGTACTTGTGATTCTTGCCATGCTCGTCTCGGTACCAAGCTGTTTGCAATGTACCCGGACGATTCTGTTGTTTGCTACAAg TGCTACCGCCGTCAAGGTGAGTCGACTTCCGTCAGTGGCCGTGATTTCAAGAGAGAGATATTACGTAAACCCGGATGGCTGGTTACTCGATGA